A genomic stretch from Salarias fasciatus chromosome 18, fSalaFa1.1, whole genome shotgun sequence includes:
- the LOC115405114 gene encoding NADH dehydrogenase [ubiquinone] flavoprotein 2, mitochondrial-like gives MFLSAAVRSAVSQAARQVRSLHQSAARAGAGGIFVHRDTPDNNPDTPFEFTEENKKRIEAIISMYPHGHKQAATIPVLDLAQRQHGWLPISAMNKVAEVLEVPPMRVYEVATFYTMFLRQPVGKYFIQICTTTPCMLCNSDSILEAIQNKLGIKVGETTADKMFTLIEVECLGACVNAPMVQINDNYYEDLTPKDIEDIIDELKAGRVPPPGPRNGRFSCEPAGGLTSLTEPPPGPGFGVRADL, from the exons atgtttctgtctgctgctgtccgCTCTGCGGTGTCCCAGGCG GCCAGGCAGGTGAGGAGTCTGCACCAGTCTGCCGCTCGCGCTGGAGCTGGAGGCATCTTCGTG CACAGAGACACTCCCGACAACAATCCCGACACCCCGTTTGAGTTCACTGAAGAGAACAAAAAG AGGATTGAGGCCATCATTTCCATGTACCCTCATGGACACAAGCAGGCAGCCACCATCCCAGTGCTGGATTTAGCTCAGAGGCAACACGGCTGGCTCCCCATCTCGGCCATGAATAAG gTGGCCGAAGTGCTGGAAGTGCCTCCGATGAGGGTGTACGAAGTAGCCACGTTTTATACCATGTTCCTCCGTCAGCCTGTGGGAAAATACTTCATTCAGATCTGCACAACAACACCCTGCATGCTCTGCAACTCCGACAGCATCCTGGAAGCCATCCAAAACAAACTGG GTATCAAAGTGGGAGAAACCACGGCGGATAAGATGTTCACGTTGATAGAGGTGGAGTGCCTGGGAGCCTGCGTCAACGCCCCGATGGTCCAGATCAACGACAACTATTAT GAGGATCTCACGCCCAAGGACATCGAAGATATCATCGATGAGCTTAAAGCCGGCAGAGTCCCACCCCCAGGACCCAG GAACGGCCGCTTCTCCTGtgagcctgcaggaggactgaCGTCTCTGACCGAGCCGCCGCCGGGACCGGGATTCGGCGTCAGAGCCGACCTGTAG